GGCGGCCCACGCGAGCGGGGTGGCGAGCATGGCCGTGGCGCCGAGGATCGCGGCCAGGCGGATCGGCCGGTCTGTCGGGGCCGAGGAGCGGTTCAACGCCCCGATGGCCACGAGCGACAGCGAGAGCACCGCCAAAGCCATCACGAGGGGTGTGAGCCAGGGCAGGAAGTGCGCGTACTGGTGTGCCAGGTACGCGGTCCACAGCGCTTCGGCGAGCACGGCGACCGGGAGAAGCCACGTGCGCCAGTACAGGACGACGCCTGCTGCCGACAGCGCGCAGATCGGCGGGGCGAGCAGCGAGAGGTAGGCCATGTGGGGGACGGCCATCACGCTCAGCACGAGCGCGCCGGTGACGAACCAGATGCCCCAGAAGACGAATCCGCCGCGCACGGCGTTGGTGCGCGAGGCCCGCCGCGTCCACCAGAGCCCGGCGCCGAGCGCGAGCAGGGCCAGCGGGTAGAGCCAACCGACCTCGGGCGCGAATTCCGGGCCGAGAAGTTTGGTCCAGCCGTCGGCGCCGAACGACTGAGACTGAGTCGGGCTGGAGGACACGCCGAGCTGCTTGAGCGCGTGATGCAGGTTGCTACCGCTCGCCGTGCCGAGAGCACCCGGCACGTGGATCCCCAGCCGTGACACGCCGTTGTAGCCGAAGACCATCGAGAAGGCGTTGTTGTTGTTCGTTCCGTCGATGTAAGGACGATCGGCGGCGGGGGTGAACGTGTAGAGCAGCAGCCAGGAGAGCGAGGTCAGGACCATGGCCAGCCCGGCGATCGCCGCGTGGGCCAGGCGCCGGGCGCGCGGCAGCGGCGCCGTGGCCAGGTATCCCACGGCCAGCGCGGGCAGGATGACCCAGGCCTCGAGCATCTTGGCCTGGAAGCCGACCCCGACCCAGACTCCGGCGAACACCAGCGAGCGGAGTCTGCCGCGGGTGACCGCGTACTGATAGCGGTCTGCGGCGAGCACCAGGCACAGCGTCAGCGCGCCGTCTTCCATCGAGTGCTCGAACATGGACGCCACCACGGGCGTGAACGCGAGCAGCAGCGCGCCGAGCAGGGCGGCGTCGCGGCTGCCGGTCCAGCGCCGCACCGCGCTGTGGAACACGAGCACCGCGGCGACGCCCTCGAGCATCTGCGGGAGCGCGAGCGACCACGCGTGGAAGCCGAAGACGCGTGCGGACAGGGCCTGCGGCACGAACGAGCCGGCGAGCTTGTCCATCGTCAGCGTCGAGAGGGGATCGAGGGCGCCGTAGAACATGGCCTTCCAGCTCATGGACATGCTGCGCACGGCCATCGAGTAGAACGGCGGGTATCCGGCGGCGGAGAGGTTCCAGGCGTAGAGCGCCGCGGTCAGTGCACAGAGCGCGAGCAGTGCCGCGATGCGCCACCGCCGCGCGAACACGTCGGCCGCCGGGCGGTCTCCCGCCTCGGCGGCCGGCTCGGGCGCGCTCGGCACCGTGCTGGTCGTAGTCGTCACGCGTCCATCCTGGCCGAAATGGGATGGCATGGCCCTGAGCTCAGGGGCGGAGTACGCCAGGGTGCCGCGAATCCACCTGCGTGGCGGAGATTTCGCGTATGGGCTGATCAGCCTACGGTCAGATTGATCACTGGGTTATGTCAACTAGCGTTGTGCGGAAAAACGCGCTTGGCGGTCATGTGGGCGTAGACGATCGTGTTGCCGAGGTATTCCTTGGTCTTCGGGTCGAAGTCGCCGCCGCAGGTGATCAGGCGCAGCCCGGGGTAGGGCGTGGCCGCGTACACCTTGTCGGTCGGGAAATCCGCCTTGAGCGCGTCCTGGACCTCGTCGACGATGAAGACGGCGACGCTGTGGTCCGAACGCGTGACGTCGATCTCCATGCCGGGCTTGGCCAGGCCGAGGTAGTAGAACGCGCCGCGGTAATCCGCCATCAGCGACGAGTCCACGTGCGCGTCGATGATCGACGCGCCCACCTGGCCCGGCGTCGGGCTGCCGTTGTACCAGGCGGCCACCTTGGCGTTGCTCAGCGGCGGCGTGCCGACGGTGTCGTCCTTGTTGACGCCGACGGTGATGATGTCGGCGTGCACGTTCACGGCGTCGATGTCGATGTGGGTCGGCACGGAGCGGCCCAGCGTCGGGAGCGGCACGACGGGCTTGACGGCGGCCGGGGCCAGGCTGCCCAGGACGGTCGCCTTGGGCTGCGGCGGCCCGGACGCGGCGCTCGCGTGGTCGAGCTTGAAGAACGCCGCGACGGCGAGGACCGCCGCGGCCACGTAGAGCAGTTTGTTGCCGCGGACGTCGCCGTCCTTGTGCGC
This genomic window from Actinospica robiniae DSM 44927 contains:
- a CDS encoding class F sortase — protein: MAHKDGDVRGNKLLYVAAAVLAVAAFFKLDHASAASGPPQPKATVLGSLAPAAVKPVVPLPTLGRSVPTHIDIDAVNVHADIITVGVNKDDTVGTPPLSNAKVAAWYNGSPTPGQVGASIIDAHVDSSLMADYRGAFYYLGLAKPGMEIDVTRSDHSVAVFIVDEVQDALKADFPTDKVYAATPYPGLRLITCGGDFDPKTKEYLGNTIVYAHMTAKRVFPHNAS
- a CDS encoding ArnT family glycosyltransferase — translated: MTTTTSTVPSAPEPAAEAGDRPAADVFARRWRIAALLALCALTAALYAWNLSAAGYPPFYSMAVRSMSMSWKAMFYGALDPLSTLTMDKLAGSFVPQALSARVFGFHAWSLALPQMLEGVAAVLVFHSAVRRWTGSRDAALLGALLLAFTPVVASMFEHSMEDGALTLCLVLAADRYQYAVTRGRLRSLVFAGVWVGVGFQAKMLEAWVILPALAVGYLATAPLPRARRLAHAAIAGLAMVLTSLSWLLLYTFTPAADRPYIDGTNNNNAFSMVFGYNGVSRLGIHVPGALGTASGSNLHHALKQLGVSSSPTQSQSFGADGWTKLLGPEFAPEVGWLYPLALLALGAGLWWTRRASRTNAVRGGFVFWGIWFVTGALVLSVMAVPHMAYLSLLAPPICALSAAGVVLYWRTWLLPVAVLAEALWTAYLAHQYAHFLPWLTPLVMALAVLSLSLVAIGALNRSSAPTDRPIRLAAILGATAMLATPLAWAAATVNTSYSGNALDAIAGPVQFGFTAGSSTPVARQGAPAGGNPLSQDASMNAAQRALLAYVDGHAHTAYTFATDDWLTAEPYVDGAGAAVLPMGGFSGMAPAPSLAAVRADVQDKRLAYVLLDVPGTFNIGFLFGNVGGGPTIKAVDAWVRASCRLVPSAQYSGSAGPVAQMLYDCAEPKAA